The following are encoded in a window of Microbacterium sp. LWO13-1.2 genomic DNA:
- a CDS encoding aminotransferase class V-fold PLP-dependent enzyme has protein sequence MAQPEIATAPVRFASGGPARDAWPLDPEVIHLNHGSFGAVPTEVITVQEELRRQADLSPVAWYPRLGDLVRQAREQTAPFVGASAEASAFVPNASAAATVVYNSLRLEPGDEILVTNHGYGAVTMGAARLARRFGARVRTVNLPLHATDDEVVSIFLSALSARTRLIVIDQITSPTARMLPTRRVADAAAERGVRTLVDGAHAPGLVPDASAVGGGDWWFGNMHKWPCAPRGSALLVTAASDRDDLWPLIDSWAAEQPYPDRFDTQGTIDATTYLSTPAAIEFIEREYGWDATRRTMADLADQGAEIIAAALQPYTSQRALTPLPSPVPSMRLIRLPDGLGATREDADELRMQLLDETRVETAFTSFEGTGYFRLSTHLYTEIGDFEAFVERCVPAILARAGIRRSPDSVVL, from the coding sequence ATGGCACAGCCCGAGATCGCGACTGCCCCGGTGCGTTTCGCATCCGGCGGACCGGCCCGCGATGCCTGGCCGCTGGACCCCGAGGTGATCCACCTCAATCACGGATCGTTCGGCGCGGTGCCGACCGAGGTCATCACCGTTCAGGAGGAGCTGCGGCGGCAGGCCGACCTCAGCCCGGTCGCCTGGTATCCGCGACTGGGTGACCTCGTCCGCCAGGCGCGGGAGCAGACCGCGCCGTTCGTCGGGGCGAGCGCAGAAGCGAGCGCCTTCGTCCCGAACGCCTCCGCCGCAGCGACCGTCGTCTACAACAGCCTCCGCCTCGAGCCCGGCGACGAGATCCTCGTCACCAACCACGGGTACGGTGCCGTCACGATGGGCGCGGCGCGTCTCGCCCGACGCTTCGGAGCGCGCGTTCGCACGGTGAACCTGCCGCTGCACGCCACGGACGATGAGGTCGTCAGCATCTTCCTCTCCGCGCTCTCTGCACGCACCCGACTCATCGTGATCGATCAGATCACCTCGCCGACCGCCCGGATGCTCCCGACACGTCGTGTGGCGGACGCGGCTGCAGAGCGCGGAGTGCGCACCCTCGTCGACGGGGCGCACGCACCGGGGCTGGTCCCCGATGCATCGGCAGTCGGCGGAGGCGACTGGTGGTTCGGGAACATGCACAAGTGGCCGTGTGCGCCGCGCGGTTCGGCCCTGCTGGTGACGGCCGCGTCCGATCGCGATGACCTCTGGCCCCTCATCGACTCCTGGGCTGCGGAGCAGCCGTATCCGGACCGATTCGACACACAGGGCACGATCGACGCCACGACGTATCTGAGCACCCCGGCCGCGATCGAGTTCATCGAGCGCGAGTACGGCTGGGATGCCACCCGTCGCACGATGGCCGACCTCGCCGACCAGGGTGCCGAGATCATCGCGGCGGCGCTGCAGCCCTACACGAGCCAGCGCGCGCTCACGCCACTGCCGTCCCCCGTCCCGTCGATGCGGCTGATCCGCCTTCCGGACGGCCTCGGCGCGACACGCGAGGACGCCGACGAGCTCAGGATGCAGCTGCTCGACGAGACGCGTGTCGAAACGGCGTTCACCAGTTTCGAAGGCACCGGCTACTTCCGTCTCTCGACGCATCTGTACACCGAGATCGGTGACTTCGAAGCGTTCGTCGAACGCTGCGTTCCCGCCATCCTGGCGCGAGCCGGCATCCGACGTTCGCCGGACTCCGTCGTGCTCTGA